A region from the Ralstonia pickettii genome encodes:
- a CDS encoding FMN-dependent NADH-azoreductase: MTRLLYIEASPMKTLSHSIDVAKQFLDAYRTAHPGHEMDTIDLWSRDIDLPAFDADMIGAKFAVLRTQTATPQQRAQWQRAVALAQRFNAADHYLFSVPMWNFGVPYRLKHFIDVVTLPGQNWNWSPATGYQALLSGKKAALIYASAGAYAAHTEGASESPDDFQKPYLRRWLRFLGIEDVTEISAAPTLTAPDLLAATKADAKARAAALGAAF, encoded by the coding sequence ATGACCCGCCTGCTTTATATCGAAGCTTCACCCATGAAAACGCTGTCCCACTCCATCGACGTGGCCAAGCAGTTTCTCGACGCGTACCGCACCGCGCACCCCGGCCACGAGATGGACACGATCGACTTGTGGAGCCGGGACATCGACCTGCCCGCGTTCGATGCCGACATGATCGGCGCCAAGTTTGCCGTCTTGCGCACCCAGACAGCCACGCCGCAGCAGCGTGCGCAATGGCAGCGCGCCGTGGCGTTAGCGCAGCGGTTCAACGCGGCCGACCATTACCTCTTTTCCGTACCGATGTGGAATTTCGGGGTGCCGTATCGGCTCAAGCACTTCATTGATGTGGTGACGTTGCCGGGGCAGAACTGGAACTGGTCGCCCGCCACGGGCTATCAGGCGCTGCTCTCGGGCAAGAAGGCAGCGCTTATCTACGCCAGCGCCGGGGCGTACGCCGCACACACCGAGGGTGCCAGCGAATCGCCGGACGATTTCCAGAAGCCCTATCTGCGCCGCTGGCTGCGTTTTCTCGGCATTGAAGATGTGACGGAGATCAGCGCCGCGCCCACGCTCACCGCGCCCGATCTGCTCGCGGCGACCAAGGCCGATGCCAAAGCGCGAGCGGCGGCGTTGGGCGCAGCCTTCTGA
- a CDS encoding M1 family metallopeptidase: MRDSTTHRRTATTHTGRASNARTRRSFKLALVAQAAAALILAACGGGGDDALTPAGGKLDANGSQQQGNTNTGNTNAPAPAVDATVPPVELPDYIRPVNYKLWFRPSADLNSFSGRADVEIKVTKQTGAVTLAVRDLKLDGSRLTLTPTSGNGAARVLVPIPQSQGAFYDLRDPTGDIKPGNYVLHMEWTGTINFTKAEGIFKLGLQAATGESSDAIVTQGESNFAREWFPSWDEPAFRNTFEVTAEIPGDWKAVANGRQTGATKLPDGYQQVSFAKTPSMPAYLLFFGGGKFDILEDQFTNPLDGSSMRLRWWVPPGEAHSAVSGMQFTKEALNHYYNYFQIPLPFDKMDTIVANDSYNNKNAGFGGMENWGAIFEFADQVLVPPDGAPTTVHSMGKARSFVVVSHELAHQWFGDLVTLDWWDDIWLNESFANWFENVTKIALHPEFQGNTWADYAAVKQRVYTLDLQPTAVPVQHNLSDAGSMDFLDRFAYNKGGHVLQMLENYIGKDAMRKGLQSYLNKYKFGNGTPPRLWAELEAASGKPVGKVGDSFVRQTGLPLVTIDAQCNPVTNQNVLTITQKAFPNKNVYSGYQWNVPLTLAYGDNFGQSQTIVLDQQTAQVTLPTCSAVLANPSGLDYYVTNYSPTLWSNLLAQAGAISSDAAKTNIAGDATQLYNAQLITKAQYDQIVGIKNFQPAVATLAAQSVKPTGSLQPQAVQLQEMQSMDRPIHTFRYEGLMKHLTDIKR, translated from the coding sequence ATGCGGGATTCGACAACCCACCGTCGTACGGCCACGACACATACCGGGCGCGCCTCCAACGCCCGGACACGTCGCTCGTTCAAGCTGGCACTCGTGGCACAGGCTGCGGCCGCGCTGATTCTGGCCGCGTGCGGCGGCGGCGGAGATGACGCGCTCACGCCGGCCGGCGGCAAGCTGGACGCAAACGGCTCGCAGCAGCAGGGCAATACCAACACCGGCAACACGAATGCACCAGCGCCGGCAGTCGACGCAACGGTGCCGCCGGTCGAACTGCCGGACTACATCAGGCCGGTCAACTACAAGCTGTGGTTCCGCCCGAGCGCAGACCTGAACAGCTTCTCGGGCCGCGCCGATGTGGAGATCAAGGTCACCAAGCAAACCGGTGCCGTGACGCTGGCCGTGCGCGACCTGAAGCTCGACGGCTCGCGCCTGACGCTCACGCCCACCTCGGGCAACGGCGCGGCGCGTGTGCTCGTGCCGATTCCGCAATCGCAAGGGGCCTTCTATGACCTGCGCGACCCGACCGGAGACATCAAGCCCGGCAACTACGTGCTGCACATGGAGTGGACGGGCACGATCAACTTCACCAAGGCCGAGGGCATCTTCAAGCTGGGCCTGCAGGCGGCAACGGGTGAGAGCTCGGACGCCATCGTCACGCAAGGCGAGTCGAACTTCGCGCGCGAGTGGTTCCCGAGCTGGGATGAGCCGGCCTTCCGCAACACCTTCGAAGTGACGGCGGAAATTCCGGGCGACTGGAAGGCCGTGGCCAACGGGAGACAGACGGGCGCCACCAAGCTGCCGGATGGCTATCAGCAGGTGTCGTTTGCCAAGACACCGTCGATGCCGGCGTACCTGCTGTTCTTCGGCGGCGGCAAGTTCGACATCCTGGAAGACCAGTTCACCAACCCGCTCGACGGCAGCAGCATGCGCCTGCGCTGGTGGGTGCCGCCCGGCGAGGCGCACTCGGCGGTCTCCGGCATGCAGTTCACCAAGGAAGCGCTGAACCACTACTACAACTACTTCCAGATCCCGCTGCCGTTCGACAAGATGGACACCATCGTCGCCAACGACAGCTACAACAACAAGAATGCCGGCTTTGGCGGCATGGAGAACTGGGGCGCCATCTTCGAGTTTGCCGACCAGGTGCTGGTGCCGCCCGATGGCGCACCGACAACGGTCCACTCGATGGGCAAGGCGCGCTCGTTCGTCGTGGTGTCGCATGAACTGGCCCACCAATGGTTTGGTGACTTGGTCACGCTGGACTGGTGGGACGATATCTGGCTGAACGAGTCCTTCGCCAACTGGTTCGAGAACGTCACCAAGATCGCGCTGCACCCCGAGTTCCAAGGCAACACATGGGCCGACTATGCAGCCGTCAAGCAGCGCGTCTACACGTTGGACCTGCAGCCTACCGCCGTACCGGTACAGCACAACCTGAGCGATGCCGGCTCGATGGACTTCCTCGACCGCTTTGCCTACAACAAGGGCGGCCATGTCCTGCAGATGCTCGAGAACTACATCGGCAAGGACGCCATGCGCAAGGGTCTGCAGAGCTACCTGAACAAGTACAAGTTCGGTAACGGCACGCCGCCGCGCCTGTGGGCAGAACTGGAAGCGGCAAGCGGCAAGCCGGTGGGCAAGGTGGGCGACAGCTTCGTGCGCCAGACCGGCCTGCCGCTCGTCACCATCGATGCGCAGTGCAATCCGGTCACCAACCAGAACGTGCTGACGATCACGCAGAAGGCCTTCCCGAACAAGAACGTCTATTCGGGCTACCAGTGGAACGTGCCGCTCACGCTGGCCTACGGCGACAACTTTGGTCAGTCGCAGACCATCGTGCTCGACCAGCAGACCGCGCAGGTCACGCTGCCGACGTGCTCGGCCGTGCTGGCCAACCCCTCGGGCCTGGACTACTACGTGACCAACTACAGCCCGACGCTGTGGAGCAACCTGCTGGCGCAGGCCGGGGCCATCAGCAGCGATGCGGCCAAGACCAACATCGCAGGCGATGCCACGCAGTTGTATAACGCGCAGCTCATCACCAAGGCGCAGTACGACCAGATCGTCGGTATCAAGAACTTCCAGCCTGCGGTGGCAACACTGGCCGCCCAGTCTGTGAAGCCAACCGGCTCGCTGCAACCGCAAGCGGTGCAGTTGCAGGAAATGCAGTCGATGGATCGCCCGATCCACACGTTCCGCTACGAAGGTCTCATGAAGCATCTGACCGACATCAAGCGGTAA
- a CDS encoding P-II family nitrogen regulator: protein MKEIRIVVRPQLLERLHEALRVCPGFPGMTVAEVNAYPPTASQAGAHSIKEDLTEFVPRVRIEIVASDALASVLFESAVKVLEHGQTGESALWMTDVIQATFLHRTG from the coding sequence ATGAAGGAAATCCGCATCGTAGTGCGCCCGCAACTGCTGGAGCGCTTGCACGAAGCGCTGCGCGTTTGCCCTGGTTTCCCGGGCATGACGGTGGCCGAGGTGAATGCCTATCCGCCAACGGCTTCACAGGCCGGCGCGCATTCCATCAAGGAAGACCTGACGGAGTTCGTGCCGCGCGTGCGCATCGAGATCGTCGCTTCCGATGCGCTGGCCAGCGTGCTGTTCGAAAGCGCCGTCAAGGTGCTGGAGCACGGCCAGACCGGCGAAAGCGCTCTCTGGATGACCGACGTGATCCAGGCCACCTTCCTGCATCGCACCGGTTGA
- a CDS encoding DMT family transporter, whose protein sequence is MLQTAWLWLLAAGAVEIAMAVSLKFAQGWTRPIPSVLGIVTALASVFLLTHAMRGLPAGTAYAIWTGIGSVGVTVLGIVLFGESMQPARLACIGLVIAGTVGLNFFNAA, encoded by the coding sequence ATGCTTCAAACCGCTTGGCTCTGGCTGCTGGCAGCCGGGGCTGTGGAGATCGCCATGGCGGTCTCCCTCAAGTTTGCGCAGGGGTGGACGCGCCCGATCCCCAGCGTGCTCGGCATCGTAACGGCGCTTGCGAGCGTCTTCCTGCTCACGCATGCCATGCGCGGCCTGCCTGCCGGCACGGCCTACGCCATCTGGACGGGTATCGGTTCAGTGGGCGTGACGGTGCTGGGCATCGTGCTCTTTGGCGAGAGCATGCAGCCCGCGCGCCTGGCCTGCATCGGGCTGGTGATTGCCGGCACCGTCGGCCTCAACTTCTTCAACGCTGCGTAA
- a CDS encoding winged helix-turn-helix transcriptional regulator — MADNMAPSSSSTPESVAEGTVDACPSTRALELVAGKWALRIFPALENGPVRNNELLRRVGDGISQKMLTQTLRELEANGLILRTIYDSVPPHVEYRLSPLGESLNRTLVGLDDWVRAHWPEMERIRKSQVDSD, encoded by the coding sequence ATGGCCGACAACATGGCCCCGTCCTCTTCGTCCACGCCGGAAAGTGTGGCTGAAGGCACCGTGGACGCCTGCCCGTCCACGCGCGCGCTCGAACTGGTTGCCGGCAAGTGGGCGCTGCGCATCTTCCCCGCGCTGGAAAACGGCCCCGTGCGCAACAACGAACTCCTGCGCCGCGTGGGCGACGGCATCTCGCAAAAAATGCTCACGCAGACGCTGCGTGAGCTGGAAGCCAACGGCCTCATCCTGCGCACCATCTACGACAGCGTCCCGCCGCACGTCGAATATCGTCTTAGCCCGCTCGGTGAATCGCTTAACCGCACGCTCGTCGGCCTGGACGATTGGGTGCGTGCGCATTGGCCTGAAATGGAACGGATTCGCAAAAGTCAGGTCGATTCCGATTGA
- a CDS encoding efflux RND transporter periplasmic adaptor subunit, with protein sequence MKRQSHRVASRTHESSQTMTVPSCFSSSIRLAGVALAAMLLLAACGKDAANDAKAAQQAVDPNLVVAQPTLVQRLKVAPVGKQPIAERLRVPGQIAFDEQRVARIGATVTGRVTELVATPGQSVKAGDILAQLHSTELGAAQLAYQKAAAQRDLQARALERAKLLLAADVIGSAELQKRQSELAMADAEVRAAVDQLRVMGVSPGKLAKMRTSGMSSISPVVASISGTVVERKVTRGQVVQPADELFTVADLSRVWVVGEVPENAAAGVRAGQAVEIDTGAGDRIVGKLIWVSDIVDPQTRTVTVRTEVDNAERTLKPSMLATLLIQSRPEERVVVPTSAVVREDNRDYVFVRTSETNYQLTPVKLGDESNGVRPVVSGVQVGQPIVVEGGFHLNNERKRAEMEGA encoded by the coding sequence ATGAAACGCCAGAGCCATCGCGTTGCCTCCCGAACTCACGAATCCAGCCAGACCATGACCGTACCTTCTTGTTTCTCTTCTTCGATCCGGCTGGCCGGCGTTGCCCTGGCGGCGATGCTGCTGCTGGCCGCCTGCGGCAAAGATGCCGCCAACGATGCCAAGGCTGCGCAACAGGCCGTCGACCCGAACCTCGTGGTTGCACAGCCCACGCTGGTGCAGCGCCTCAAAGTGGCGCCTGTGGGCAAGCAGCCGATTGCCGAGCGCCTGCGCGTGCCGGGGCAGATTGCGTTTGACGAACAGCGCGTGGCGCGCATCGGTGCCACCGTCACGGGGCGTGTGACGGAGCTGGTCGCCACGCCGGGGCAGAGCGTGAAGGCAGGCGACATCCTCGCGCAACTGCACAGCACGGAGCTTGGCGCCGCGCAGCTCGCCTATCAGAAGGCTGCAGCGCAGCGCGACCTGCAGGCGCGTGCGCTGGAACGCGCCAAGCTGCTGCTGGCTGCCGACGTGATCGGCTCGGCCGAACTCCAGAAGCGACAGAGCGAACTGGCGATGGCCGATGCCGAAGTGCGCGCGGCCGTCGACCAATTGCGCGTGATGGGCGTGTCGCCCGGCAAGCTGGCGAAGATGCGCACGAGCGGCATGTCGTCGATCTCGCCCGTGGTGGCGAGCATCAGCGGCACGGTGGTCGAGCGCAAGGTGACGCGCGGCCAAGTCGTGCAGCCGGCCGACGAGCTGTTCACCGTGGCCGATCTGTCGCGCGTGTGGGTGGTGGGTGAAGTGCCCGAAAACGCCGCTGCGGGCGTGCGCGCAGGCCAGGCCGTGGAGATCGACACCGGCGCGGGCGATCGCATTGTCGGCAAGCTGATCTGGGTGTCGGACATTGTCGACCCGCAAACGCGGACGGTCACGGTGCGCACCGAAGTGGACAACGCGGAGCGCACGCTCAAGCCGTCGATGCTGGCCACGCTGCTCATCCAGTCGCGCCCGGAAGAACGCGTGGTGGTGCCGACTTCCGCGGTGGTGCGTGAAGACAACCGCGACTACGTATTCGTGCGCACCAGCGAGACGAACTACCAGCTCACGCCGGTCAAGCTCGGCGATGAATCGAACGGCGTGCGCCCGGTGGTTTCCGGCGTGCAGGTCGGGCAGCCCATCGTCGTTGAAGGCGGCTTCCATCTGAACAACGAGCGCAAGCGCGCCGAGATGGAGGGCGCATGA
- a CDS encoding tartrate dehydrogenase: protein MIPAFRIAIIPGDGIGKEVMPEGLRVIQAAAKRFGVQLECHPIDWASCDYYQQHGQMMPDDWKAQLKGMDAIFFGAVGWPATVPDHVSLWGSLLKFRREFDQYINLRPVRLFEGVPCPLANRKPGDIDYYVVRENTEGEYTSLGGIMYEGTDREIVIQESVYSRKGAQRLLKFAFDLAQSRPRKHVTLATKSNGIAISMPWWDKRAEEVAQSYPDVTLDKQHIDILTARFVLQPDRFDVVAATNLFGDILSDLGPATTGTIGLAPSANLNPDRTFPSLFEPVHGSAPDIYGKNIANPIAMIWSGALMLDFLTQGQGAGRAAHDAIVAAIEAVLKDGPRTPDLGGAANTTQVGEAIAEHVAAH from the coding sequence ATGATTCCCGCATTCCGCATCGCGATCATTCCAGGAGACGGCATCGGCAAGGAGGTCATGCCAGAAGGCCTGCGCGTCATCCAGGCAGCGGCCAAGCGCTTTGGCGTGCAGCTTGAGTGCCACCCCATCGATTGGGCCAGCTGCGACTACTACCAGCAGCATGGCCAGATGATGCCCGACGACTGGAAGGCGCAGCTCAAGGGCATGGACGCGATTTTCTTTGGCGCGGTCGGCTGGCCCGCCACGGTGCCCGATCACGTTTCGCTGTGGGGTTCGCTGCTCAAGTTCCGCCGGGAGTTCGATCAATACATCAACCTGCGCCCCGTGCGATTGTTTGAGGGCGTGCCGTGCCCGCTCGCCAATCGCAAGCCCGGCGACATTGATTACTACGTCGTGCGCGAGAACACCGAAGGCGAATACACGTCGCTCGGCGGCATCATGTACGAAGGCACCGACCGCGAGATCGTGATCCAGGAATCGGTCTACTCGCGCAAGGGTGCACAGCGGCTGCTCAAGTTCGCGTTCGACCTTGCACAAAGCCGCCCGCGCAAGCACGTGACGCTCGCCACCAAGAGCAACGGCATCGCCATCAGCATGCCGTGGTGGGACAAGCGCGCTGAGGAAGTCGCACAAAGCTACCCCGATGTCACGCTCGACAAGCAGCACATCGACATCCTAACCGCGCGCTTCGTGCTGCAGCCGGATCGCTTCGATGTGGTGGCCGCCACCAACCTGTTTGGCGACATCCTGTCCGATCTTGGCCCCGCCACCACCGGCACGATCGGCCTGGCCCCTTCCGCCAACCTGAACCCCGATCGCACGTTCCCGTCGTTGTTTGAACCGGTGCATGGCTCCGCGCCTGACATCTACGGCAAGAACATCGCCAACCCGATCGCGATGATCTGGTCGGGCGCGCTGATGCTGGACTTCCTCACGCAAGGGCAGGGCGCGGGGCGTGCGGCGCACGACGCCATCGTCGCGGCCATCGAAGCCGTGCTCAAAGACGGCCCGCGCACGCCTGACCTGGGCGGCGCCGCCAATACCACGCAGGTAGGCGAGGCGATTGCCGAGCATGTTGCTGCTCACTGA
- a CDS encoding TolC family protein, with protein sequence MLCNQDAVNPRPAAGARASRRAVLSAVLTAMAVHANAAPPTPSPRSAQTATARADEALPQPRYTLQQLLELARANHPALAASQAQVQAAQAGIATARAWPNPEVEAMAGRQRARMPGAAEGRTNSVSITQKLDLPWQRAARTQAADAAYEASQATARSQARDVEADLKLRFYDVVRREAEQRNAREDVTLVEQIRRGVAVRVETGEAPRYELIRGDAELLNAQRNEQAAALRVQQALAELRRAVGADLPQTFDVDAGAETPPVAHLPPLADLVSTVLATHPELEADRAAVREAEARLAHERSQRWPSLALRGSVDRQPDLQDSRVGLVMSIPLFDRRDGPVGEAVAARERARALLRDRELRTRQAVELAYRQYEIAESQVSALESGVIKQAESALRVAEAAYRHGERGILDYLDAQRVFRQARNDLIAARADLRTAAVELDRLRPEAP encoded by the coding sequence ATGTTGTGCAATCAGGATGCGGTCAACCCGCGCCCCGCAGCAGGCGCGCGCGCGTCGCGACGTGCTGTTCTTTCCGCTGTGCTGACCGCGATGGCTGTCCATGCCAATGCAGCGCCCCCGACACCGTCGCCACGTAGTGCCCAGACCGCCACCGCCCGTGCCGACGAGGCGCTCCCGCAGCCGCGCTACACCTTGCAGCAGTTGCTGGAACTGGCACGCGCCAACCACCCGGCACTCGCCGCTTCACAGGCGCAGGTGCAGGCTGCGCAGGCGGGCATCGCCACCGCACGCGCCTGGCCCAACCCCGAGGTGGAAGCCATGGCCGGCCGCCAGCGTGCCCGCATGCCGGGTGCGGCGGAAGGCCGCACAAACAGCGTTTCGATTACGCAAAAGCTCGACTTGCCATGGCAGCGCGCCGCCCGTACGCAAGCCGCCGACGCCGCGTACGAAGCGTCGCAAGCGACCGCCCGGTCGCAGGCGCGGGACGTGGAAGCCGATCTCAAGCTGCGCTTTTACGACGTGGTGCGCCGCGAGGCCGAGCAGCGCAACGCGCGCGAAGACGTGACGCTGGTCGAGCAGATCCGCCGTGGCGTGGCCGTGCGTGTGGAAACCGGCGAAGCCCCGCGCTACGAACTCATCCGTGGCGACGCGGAGTTGCTCAACGCGCAGCGCAACGAGCAGGCCGCCGCACTGCGTGTGCAGCAGGCGCTGGCCGAACTGCGCCGCGCCGTGGGTGCCGATCTGCCGCAGACGTTCGATGTCGATGCCGGTGCGGAAACGCCTCCCGTCGCGCATCTGCCTCCGCTGGCCGATCTGGTTAGCACGGTCCTCGCCACGCATCCAGAGCTGGAGGCCGATCGCGCCGCCGTGCGTGAGGCCGAAGCGCGTCTTGCGCACGAGCGCAGCCAGCGTTGGCCGTCGCTGGCGCTGCGCGGGTCGGTCGACCGCCAGCCCGATCTGCAGGACAGCCGCGTGGGCTTGGTGATGTCGATTCCGCTGTTCGACCGCCGCGATGGTCCCGTCGGTGAAGCCGTGGCCGCCCGCGAACGCGCCCGCGCCCTGTTGCGCGACCGGGAGTTGCGCACGCGCCAGGCAGTGGAATTGGCCTATCGCCAATACGAGATTGCGGAGTCGCAAGTCAGCGCGCTCGAATCCGGCGTCATCAAGCAGGCCGAATCGGCGCTGCGCGTGGCCGAAGCCGCATACCGCCACGGCGAGCGCGGGATTCTCGACTACCTCGATGCCCAGCGCGTCTTCCGCCAGGCACGCAATGACCTGATTGCCGCACGCGCAGACCTGCGCACCGCCGCCGTTGAACTCGACCGCCTGCGCCCGGAGGCCCCATGA
- a CDS encoding efflux RND transporter permease subunit, whose protein sequence is MIDALIRGALKQRLVVAVIAAVLLFFGLDAARKLSLDAFPDVTNVQVQIATEAPGRSPEEVERFVTVPVEMAMTGLPALTEMRSLNKPGLSLITLVFTDETDVYFARQLVMERLIEVQSRMPTGVTPVLGPVSTGLGEVYQYTLDKPDDGDKELSVEELTQRRIAQDWVVRPLLRSIPGVAEINSQGGYEKQYQVLVNPERLRHHNVTVKQVFEALAANNANSGGGVLPHFAEQYLIRGVGLVRDTNDIGAIVLKEANGTPLTIRDVAEVKIGTAVRAGAVVKNGVTESVGGVVMMMRGGNAKEVVARIQDRVKAINNDGMLPDGLKIVPYYERSELVDSALQTVIKVLAEGVVLVVIVLLLFLGDIRSSLIVVGTLILTPLLTFMAMNKLGISANLMSLGGLAIAIGLMVDGSVVVVENAFAHLAKPRDPNESRARVILHAVTEVATPVIFGVGIIILVFLPLMTLEGMEGKMFAPLAFTIAIALFFSLVLSLTLTPVLSSYLLKPKVHKHVEGGHSDDPHAEHDAHDTWLIRKMKKPYLRLLELSLNNGRKTVIVAVAVFLATGALMPFLGTAFIPEMKEGSVVPGINRAPNISLEESIRMEMEAMRLVMQVPGVKSAVSGVGRGESPADPQGQNESTPIVSLKPRDEWPKGWNQDDIAEAMRKALQVLPGVQIVMAQPISDRVDEMVTGVRSDVAIKVFGDDLNTLREKAEAIAKVAQGIQGAQDMRVERITGQQYLQIAIDRQAIARHGLNAADVHNVIETAIGGKEATEIFEGERRFSAVVRLPDAYRGSVEAIRNLIVAAPNGAQVPMESIARIDVTDGPAQISRELGKRRVVVGVNVRDRDLGGFVAELQAAVAQKVKLPEGYYLEWGGQFQNMERAMGHLKVIVPITVAAIFFLLFLLFNSVRYATLIILVLPFASVGGVIGLFVTGEYLSVPASVGFVALWGIAVLNGVVLVSTIRSLREQGMPVEESVRLGSRMRFRPVMMTATVAMLGLIPFLFATGPGSEVQRPLAIVVIGGLLTCTLLTLVMLPTLYKWFDEESKA, encoded by the coding sequence ATGATCGACGCATTGATTCGCGGCGCGCTCAAGCAACGGCTCGTGGTGGCGGTGATTGCCGCCGTGCTGCTGTTCTTCGGGTTGGATGCCGCACGCAAGCTGTCGCTTGACGCGTTTCCGGACGTGACCAACGTGCAGGTGCAGATCGCCACAGAGGCGCCGGGCCGCTCGCCGGAAGAGGTAGAGCGCTTTGTGACCGTGCCGGTGGAAATGGCGATGACCGGCCTGCCGGCGCTGACCGAGATGCGCTCGCTCAACAAGCCGGGCTTGTCGCTCATCACGCTCGTCTTCACCGACGAGACCGATGTGTACTTCGCGCGCCAGCTTGTGATGGAGCGGCTGATCGAGGTGCAGTCGCGCATGCCGACGGGCGTGACGCCGGTGCTGGGCCCCGTATCGACGGGCCTGGGCGAGGTGTATCAGTACACGCTCGACAAACCGGATGACGGCGACAAGGAGCTTTCGGTCGAGGAACTCACCCAGCGCCGTATTGCGCAGGACTGGGTGGTGCGGCCGCTGCTGCGCTCCATTCCGGGCGTGGCCGAGATCAACTCGCAGGGCGGTTACGAGAAGCAGTACCAGGTGCTCGTCAATCCGGAGCGCCTGCGCCACCACAACGTGACGGTCAAGCAGGTGTTCGAGGCGCTGGCCGCCAACAACGCCAACTCGGGCGGCGGGGTGCTCCCGCACTTTGCGGAGCAGTACCTGATCCGCGGCGTGGGTTTGGTGCGCGACACCAACGACATTGGCGCGATCGTGCTCAAGGAGGCCAACGGCACACCACTCACGATTCGCGATGTGGCCGAGGTAAAGATCGGCACGGCGGTGCGCGCGGGGGCGGTGGTCAAGAACGGCGTGACGGAATCCGTCGGCGGTGTGGTGATGATGATGCGCGGCGGCAACGCGAAGGAAGTCGTCGCCCGCATCCAGGATCGCGTGAAGGCCATCAACAACGACGGCATGCTGCCCGACGGCCTGAAGATCGTGCCGTACTACGAGCGTTCGGAGCTGGTCGATTCGGCCTTGCAGACCGTCATCAAGGTGCTGGCCGAAGGCGTGGTGCTGGTGGTGATCGTGCTGTTGCTGTTCCTGGGCGATATCCGTTCATCGCTCATCGTGGTCGGCACGCTGATCCTCACGCCGCTGCTGACCTTCATGGCGATGAACAAGCTCGGCATCTCGGCCAATTTGATGTCACTCGGCGGGTTGGCCATCGCCATCGGCTTGATGGTCGATGGCTCGGTGGTCGTGGTGGAAAACGCCTTTGCGCACCTCGCCAAGCCGCGTGATCCGAACGAGAGCCGCGCGCGCGTGATCCTGCATGCTGTGACGGAAGTGGCGACGCCCGTGATCTTTGGCGTGGGCATCATCATCCTGGTGTTCCTGCCGCTGATGACGCTGGAGGGCATGGAAGGCAAGATGTTTGCGCCGCTGGCCTTCACGATTGCGATTGCGCTGTTTTTCTCGCTGGTGCTGTCGCTCACGCTGACGCCGGTGTTGTCGTCGTATCTGCTCAAGCCCAAGGTGCACAAGCACGTGGAGGGTGGGCACAGCGACGACCCCCACGCCGAGCACGACGCGCATGACACGTGGCTGATCCGCAAGATGAAGAAGCCGTATCTGCGCTTGCTGGAGCTGAGCCTCAACAACGGCCGCAAGACCGTCATCGTGGCCGTGGCCGTGTTTCTGGCCACCGGCGCGCTGATGCCGTTCCTGGGCACGGCGTTCATTCCGGAGATGAAGGAGGGCTCGGTGGTGCCAGGCATCAACCGCGCGCCGAACATCTCGCTGGAAGAGTCGATCCGCATGGAGATGGAAGCCATGCGCCTGGTGATGCAGGTGCCGGGCGTGAAGTCGGCCGTCTCCGGCGTGGGCCGAGGCGAGTCTCCGGCCGACCCGCAGGGCCAGAACGAATCGACGCCGATCGTCTCACTCAAGCCGCGCGATGAATGGCCCAAGGGCTGGAACCAGGACGACATTGCCGAAGCGATGCGCAAGGCGCTGCAGGTGCTACCCGGCGTGCAGATCGTCATGGCGCAGCCGATCTCTGACCGCGTTGACGAGATGGTGACCGGCGTGCGTTCCGATGTGGCCATCAAGGTGTTCGGCGATGACCTGAACACACTGCGCGAGAAGGCCGAGGCGATTGCCAAGGTGGCGCAGGGCATCCAGGGCGCGCAGGACATGCGCGTGGAGCGGATCACCGGTCAGCAGTATCTGCAGATCGCGATCGACCGCCAGGCCATTGCACGCCACGGCCTGAATGCGGCCGACGTGCACAACGTGATCGAGACCGCCATCGGCGGCAAGGAAGCCACGGAAATCTTTGAGGGCGAGCGCCGCTTCAGCGCGGTGGTGCGCTTGCCGGACGCGTATCGCGGCAGCGTAGAGGCCATCCGCAACCTGATCGTGGCCGCCCCCAATGGCGCACAGGTGCCGATGGAAAGCATCGCCCGCATCGATGTGACCGACGGCCCTGCGCAGATCAGCCGTGAGCTGGGCAAGCGCCGCGTGGTGGTGGGCGTGAATGTGCGCGACCGCGACTTGGGCGGCTTCGTGGCCGAGCTGCAGGCGGCCGTCGCGCAGAAGGTCAAGCTGCCCGAGGGCTACTACCTGGAGTGGGGCGGCCAGTTCCAGAACATGGAACGCGCCATGGGCCACCTGAAGGTGATCGTGCCGATCACGGTGGCGGCCATCTTCTTCCTGCTCTTCCTGCTGTTCAACTCCGTGCGCTATGCCACGCTGATCATTCTGGTGCTGCCGTTCGCCTCGGTGGGCGGAGTGATCGGCCTGTTCGTCACGGGTGAATACCTGTCCGTGCCGGCATCGGTGGGTTTCGTGGCGCTATGGGGTATCGCGGTGCTCAACGGCGTGGTGCTGGTCAGCACGATCCGCAGTCTGCGCGAGCAGGGCATGCCGGTGGAGGAATCCGTGCGGCTGGGCTCGCGCATGCGTTTCCGCCCCGTGATGATGACGGCCACGGTAGCCATGCTGGGCCTGATCCCGTTCCTGTTCGCCACAGGGCCGGGCTCGGAAGTGCAACGGCCGCTGGCCATCGTGGTGATCGGCGGTCTGCTGACCTGCACGCTGCTGACGCTGGTGATGCTGCCCACACTGTACAAATGGTTTGATGAGGAGTCGAAGGCATGA